The following are from one region of the Candidatus Aminicenantes bacterium genome:
- a CDS encoding glycosyltransferase — translation MIRVGAVVQRYGEGVVGGAETLARDVCERLNASGCDVTVFTTTALDYVSWANEFVPGESILRGVRILRFPVVKQRDIDAFNRFSAEFFEAVPQDRDERQWILEQGPQSPDLLRALETDYRDYDVFLFFTYLYLPTVLGMDKVDRPIALFPTAHDEPPLYLKIMRRVFERPERLFFLTGAEQELVQRVFGRSQGMELVRTGVNLPADIDPEMFRRNQFIFGAYMLYAGRIERGKGLEEVFDAYSSLRRHHLVDLVLLGRRLMEIPEVEGIRYAGFVSEPEKLSAFRGAVFSLQPSPLESLSITTLESFAQGTPVLANRRSPVLAEHVNLSGGGLLYADPGELESEASRLFSSPGLRRRMGEKGRAYVYRHFDWERVIQSIRAAIVQLAEN, via the coding sequence ATGATCCGGGTCGGAGCGGTTGTGCAGCGCTACGGCGAGGGAGTTGTCGGCGGCGCTGAAACTCTGGCCCGGGATGTGTGTGAGCGTCTCAATGCGTCGGGATGCGATGTGACCGTCTTTACCACAACGGCTCTGGATTACGTTAGCTGGGCGAATGAGTTTGTTCCGGGTGAATCCATTCTGCGGGGGGTTCGAATCCTGCGATTCCCCGTGGTGAAACAACGGGATATTGATGCATTCAACCGGTTCTCGGCGGAATTTTTCGAAGCTGTCCCCCAGGACCGGGATGAGCGGCAGTGGATTCTGGAACAGGGTCCCCAAAGCCCGGATCTGCTCCGGGCCCTGGAAACCGATTACCGGGATTACGATGTTTTCCTGTTTTTCACCTACCTGTATTTGCCTACTGTTTTGGGCATGGACAAAGTGGATCGTCCCATCGCCCTGTTTCCCACGGCTCACGATGAGCCGCCGCTGTACCTGAAAATCATGCGGCGGGTCTTTGAGCGTCCGGAGCGCTTGTTTTTTCTGACCGGGGCGGAACAGGAATTGGTTCAACGCGTGTTTGGGCGTAGCCAAGGTATGGAACTGGTGCGCACCGGAGTAAACCTTCCCGCAGACATTGATCCCGAGATGTTTCGCAGGAATCAATTTATTTTCGGTGCATACATGTTGTACGCGGGGCGAATCGAACGGGGCAAAGGTCTGGAAGAAGTGTTTGACGCTTACTCATCGCTGCGCCGTCACCACCTGGTGGACCTGGTTCTGCTGGGTCGCCGGCTCATGGAGATTCCCGAAGTGGAAGGCATTCGTTATGCCGGGTTCGTTTCTGAACCGGAGAAACTGTCGGCTTTCCGTGGAGCCGTGTTTTCGCTGCAACCGTCCCCGCTCGAGAGCCTTTCCATCACCACGCTGGAGTCCTTCGCACAGGGAACCCCGGTATTGGCCAATCGCCGCAGCCCGGTGTTGGCTGAACATGTCAACCTGTCAGGCGGGGGACTGCTTTACGCGGATCCCGGTGAGTTGGAAAGCGAGGCTTCCCGCCTTTTTTCCAGCCCCGGGTTGCGACGGCGCATGGGCGAAAAGGGGCGTGCTTATGTGTATCGCCACTTTGATTGGGAACGGGTGATTCAGTCCATCCGCGCCGCAATCGTTCAACTTGCCGAAAACTGA